A window of Fragaria vesca subsp. vesca linkage group LG7, FraVesHawaii_1.0, whole genome shotgun sequence contains these coding sequences:
- the LOC101295459 gene encoding GATA transcription factor 9-like, with amino-acid sequence MITPSFVDEIDCGSFFDNIDDLMEDVDSVLGPAPDCNSAFSLWPAASSAAAAPLPPPDAAVFSGNGDSDFSSELPVPYEEMVHLEWLSNFVENSEYSGGDLTMNKQQESYSLVNKESSHQQFQTSSPISVLDSSSSCSGEKNVLEGSIAPGRRGRARSKRPRPATFNPRSAIQLISPASSVSEIDNPLQQHSLFAAPKVFSESENFAESRPVVKMPKLASGEQKKKKRIKLPPQVPGELDENSPLQGAIRKCLHCEITKTPQWRAGPMGPKTLCNACGVRYKSGRLFPEYRPAASPTFVPALHSNSHKKVLEMRTKGGEMVSVHDNSLPELIPNTNSSISLDYM; translated from the exons ATGATCACACCGAGCTTCGTCGACGAGATTGACTGCGGCAGCTTCTTCGACAACATCGACGACCTCATGGAGGACGTCGACTCCGTCCTCGGCCCCGCTCCTGACTGTAACTCCGCCTTCTCCCTCTGGCCCGCCGCCTCCTCCGCCGCCGCCGCTCCACTCCCACCTCCCGACGCCGCCGTCTTCTCCGGCAACGGTGACTCCGACTTCTCCTCCGAGCTCCCCGTTCCG TATGAAGAGATGGTGCATTTGGAATGGCTGTCCAACTTTGTTGAGAATTCCGAATACTCTGGCGGAGACCTCACCATGAACAAGCAACAGGAGTCTTACTCCTTGGTCAACAAGGAGTCTTCCCACCAACAGTTCCAGACCTCCAGCCCCATTTCTGTGCTTGACAGCAGCAGCTCCTGCTCGGGCGAGAAGAATGTGCTTGAAGGATCAATTGCTCCTGGCAGGCGGGGACGTGCTAGAAGCAAGCGTCCTCGCCCTGCTACTTTCAATCCTCGCTCTGCAATTCAACTGATTTCCCCTGCTTCCTCTGTCTCGGAGATTGACAACCCTCTTCAGCAGCATTCATTGTTTGCTGCTCCCAAGGTGTTTTCGGAGTCTGAGAACTTTGCTGAGTCTCGTCCTGTGGTGAAGATGCCGAAACTGGCTTCTGGGGAGCAGAAGAAGAAGAAAAGAATCAAGTTGCCCCCTCAGGTTCCAGGGGAGCTGGACGAGAACTCTCCATTGCAGGGAGCAATTAGGAAGTGCTTGCATTGTGAGATTACCAAAACACCCCAGTGGAGGGCAGGCCCAATGGGGCCAAAAACCCTATGCAATGCCTGTGGAGTGCGCTACAAGTCAGGCAGGCTCTTCCCTGAGTACCGTCCTGCAGCTAGTCCAACTTTTGTTCCAGCCTTGCACTCCAATTCCCATAAGAAGGTTCTCGAGATGAGAACCAAGGGTGGCGAGATGGTTTCTGTTCACGACAACAGCCTCCCAGAACTCATTCCGAATACTAACAGCAGCATTTCGCTGGATTACATGTGA
- the LOC101295576 gene encoding uncharacterized protein LOC101295576, translating to MGVSQNDGKMEGWLYLMRLNRLGMQYSRKMYFNLQGNFLRCFKSKATSEIQEPVRSAVIDSCIRVTDNGKATVNRKVFFSFTLYNSSNPNDQLKLGASSPEEAAKWIRALQDAALKELPNPAKDFVACSSGKRLPLRLVGSRSTLRSSVDWTFCPLLNTEGMTNDVIAPSPWKIFGCQNGLRLFKEAKDGDSRGRHWDDHPAIMAVGVVDGTSEAIFRTLLSLGPSRSEWDFCFYRGTVVENLDGHTDIVHQQLYSDWLPWGMKRRDLLLRRYWRREEDGTYVILYHSVSHKKCPPKRGYMRACLKSGGYVITPANHGKQSLVRHMLAIDWKFWKLYLRPSSARSITIRMLERIAALRELYGAKAGNCSREFTSGEFSRDIGLAHSGNEITKTEFHSMEEIKRVEEINPMEVEVEKPGRASLKGMHDSADEFFDVPEPEPTDYDQFENEWPSEFTLDVQNTHQPRMSNSSRFVKKFHELRVQKKGYVDLQEVAKEDNMSCSYGSTLQKDPNCAFPCSWGAADPSSFLIRGPNYLRDHEKIKAKGTLMQLVCVDWLRCDERIDNLSSRFGGIVQKYAELDGPEFFFVVNMQVPGTTMYTLAFYYILNTPLEENPLLHSFVNGDDAYRNSRFKLIPYISKGSWIVKQSVGKKACLVGQALEVQYFRGKNYLELMIDVGSSTVARGVCNLVLGYLNNLVIEMAFLIQGNTEEELPEVLLGTCRINHLDASKSVQVKP from the exons ATGGGTGTCTCACAAAATGATGGTAAAATGGAGGGTTGGCTTTATCTGATGAGGCTCAACCGCCTTGGGATGCAATACTCTCGCAAAATGTACTTTAATCTTCAGGGGAATTTTCTCAGGTGCTTCAAATCCAAAGCCACTTCTGAAATTCAG GAACCGGTTAGGAGTGCCGTAATAGACAGTTGCATCCGGGTCACAGATAATGGAAAGGCAACTGTCAATAGAAAA GTGTTCTTTTCCTTTACGCTTTATAACTCTTCCAATCCCAATGATCAGCTCAAG TTGGGAGCAAGCAGTCCGGAAGAAGCAGCAAAATGGATTCGTGCATTGCAGGATGCTGCATTAAAG GAATTGCCTAATCCAGCAAAGGATTTTGTGGCTTGTTCTTCTGGGAAGAGGTTACCCTTAAG ACTGGTGGGTTCCAGAAGCACCTTGAGAAGTTCTGTTGACTGGACCTTTTGCCCATTGCTGAACACTGAAGGAATGACAAATGATGTTATTGCTCCCTCACCATGGAAAATATTTGGTTGTCAGAATG GATTACGGCTCTTTAAAGAAGCAAAAGATGGGGATTCCCGTGGAAGG CATTGGGATGACCATCCGGCAATAATGGCAGTAGGAGTGGTTGATGGAACTTCAGAGGCCATCTTCCGAACTCTTCTATCTCTTGGTCCGTCAAGATCAGA ATGGGACTTCTGTTTTTACCGGGGTACTGTGGTTGAGAACCTTGATGGCCATACTGATATTGTTCACCAGCAGTTATACAGTGATTGGCTACCTTG GGGGATGAAACGAAGAGATCTACTGCTGCGTCGCTATTGGAGAAGAGAGGAGGATGGCACATACG TTATCCTATACCACTCTGTGTCTCACAAGAAGTGTCCACCAAAAAGAGGCTACATGCGTGCGTGCCTTAAAA GTGGAGGATATGTTATAACTCCTGCAAACCATGGGAAACAATCACTTGTTAGACACATGCTTGCTATTGATTGGAAATTCTGGAAATTATATCTCCGTCCATCATCTGCAAGATCCATTACCATCAGGATGCTTGAGAGAATTGCTG CACTAAGAGAGCTGTACGGAGCTAAAGCCGGAAATTGTTCCAGGGAATTCACGTCCGGAGAGTTTTCAAGAGATATCGGATTAGCTCATAGTGGAAATGAGATCACTAAGACAGAATTTCACAGCATGGAAGAAATCAAAAGGGTAGAAGAGATTAATCCCATGGAAGTTGAGGTGGAAAAACCAGGTCGTGCTAGTTTAAAGGGAATGCATGATTCTGCAGACGAATTCTTTGATGTTCCTGAACCTGAACCAACAGACTATGACCAGTTTGAGAATGAGTGGCCTTCAGAGTTT ACTTTGGATGTGCAGAACACACACCAGCCCAGAATGTCTAACAGCAGCCGATTTGTGAAAAAATTTCATGAACTCAGAG TTCAGAAGAAGGGTTATGTGGACTTACAAGAGGTGGCTAAGGAAGATAACATGTCATGCTCGTATGGATCAACTCTCCAAAAGGACCCAAATTGTGCTTTTCCTTGTAGCTGGGGAGCAGCTGATCCTTCTTCATTTTTGATACGTGGGCCAAATTATTTACGAGATCATGAGAAG ATCAAGGCAAAAGGCACCTTGATGCAACTGGTTTGTGTAGATTGGCTAAGATGTGATGAGCGAATAGACAATCTTAGCAGCCGATTTGGTGGCATCGTTCAG AAATATGCAGAACTTGATGGGCCAGAATTCTTCTTTGTTGTTAACATGCAA GTCCCCGGCACAACCATGTATACCTTGGCATTTTATTACATACTGAACACTCCTTTGGAGGAAAACCCTTTACTACATAGCTTTGTCAATGGAGATGATGCCTATAGGAATTCGAGGTTCAAGCTAATACCTTACATTTCTAAG GGTTCATGGATAGTCAAGCAGAGTGTTGGAAAGAAAGCCTGCTTGGTAGGTCAAGCTCTTGAGGTACAATATTTCCGTGGGAAGAACTATTTGGAG CTTATGATTGACGTCGGGTCTTCAACTGTAGCAAGGGGGGTTTGCAATCTTGTTCTTGGATACCTAAACAATTTGGTCATTGAAATGGCGTTCCTGATACAG GGCAACACAGAAGAGGAACTTCCTGAAGTCCTTCTTGGAACATGTAGAATTAACCATTTGGATGCATCAAAATCAGTCCAGGTAAAACCATGA
- the LOC101295172 gene encoding dolichyl-diphosphooligosaccharide--protein glycosyltransferase subunit 1B-like codes for MEALRSLARLLLAFTIFSNLSLLACSSSLQDIQIATAERRIDVSSHIIKAFLTLKVENTGTSPISEVLLAFPPTQVDHISSLKAALTVGKKKKKSYVPLEVNPTELPDAPNGTKYFKILLLNPLSAGETATVEVLYVLTHSLEPFPAEISQSESQLVYYRDSAIILSPYYIKQQTTFIKTPSTRVESFTRVDPTTRAGIELKYGPYKDCPAYSYAPVLVHFENNSPFAVVEELVREIEISHWGSLQITEHYTLAHTGARHKGVFSRVDYQARSSGVSSFKHLLARLPPRVHSVFYRDQIGNISSSHLRTDYRRSELEIEPRYPLFGGWKATFVIGYGLPLQDFLFESPDGRRYLNFTFGCPLVETVVDKLTLKVVLPEGSKDPSAVVPFTVDQHLETKYSYLDIVGRTVVVLEKKNVVPEHNSPFQVYYSFNPVFMLAEPMMLTSVFFFLFMASVAYLHVDFSISK; via the exons ATGGAAGCTCTGCGAAGCTTAGCTCGATTGCTCCTAGCCTTCACCATCTTCTCCAATCTCTCGCTGCTCGCTTGCTCCTCCTCGCTTCAGGACATCCAGATCGCCACCGCCGAGCGCAGA ATTGACGTGTCGTCTCACATCATCAAGGCTTTCTTGACGTTAAAG GTTGAAAATACTGGCACTTCTCCTATTTCAGAAGTGCTTCTTGCTTTCCCACCAACACAGGTTGATCATATATCATCGCTCAAAGCAGCTCTTACTGTCGGAAAGAAGAAAAAGAAAAGTTATGTGCCTCTTGAAGTGAATCCCACTGAACTACCTGATGCACCAAATGGGACCAAATACTTCAAAATATTGTTGCTCAACCCATTGAGTGCTGGTGAAACTGCAACAGTAGAAGTGCTTTACGTATTGACGCATTCTCTGGAGCCTTTCCCAGCCGAGATAAGCCAATCGGAGTCTCAGTTGGTCTACTACCGGGACAGTGCAATAATATTGTCTCCCTATTATATTAAGCAACAGACCACGTTTATAAAAACTCCTAGTACTAGGGTGGAGTCATTTACTAGAGTAGACCCCACTACACGTGCTGGTATCGAACTGAAGTATGGACCGTACAAGGATTGCCCTGCATACTCATATGCTCCTGTTCTTGTTCATTTTGAGAATAACAGTCCATTTGCTGTTGTTGAGGAACTTGTACGCGAGATAGAAATATCTCACTGGGGAAGTCTTCAGATCACAGAACATTACACTCTAGCACATACTGGCGCTCGACACAAAGGTGTTTTTTCGAG GGTTGATTATCAAGCTCGGTCTAGTGGTGTCTCTTCATTCAAACATCTCCTAGCAAGACTACCTCCTAGGGTCCATTCAGTCTTCTACCGAGATCAAATTGGGAATATCTCGTCATCACATTTGCGTACAGATTATCGAAGG TCAGAGCTTGAAATTGAACCGAGGTATCCTTTATTTGGAGGTTGGAAAGCTACTTTTGTAATCGGGTATGGGTTACCATTGCAAGACTTCCTATTTGAGTCACCTGATGGCAGGCGATACCTCAATTTCACCTTTGGTTGTCCTCTTGTTGAGACGGTGGTAGACAAGTTAACCCTCAAA GTTGTGCTACCAGAGGGATCGAAAGATCCATCTGCTGTGGTTCCTTTTACGGTTGACCAACATCTAGAG ACCAAATACTCATACCTTGATATCGTTGGAAGGACAGTGGTCGTTCTTGAGAAGAAGAATGTAGTTCCTGAGCATAATTCTCCTTTCCAG GTCTACTACAGCTTCAACCCAGTTTTCATGCTGGCAGAACCAATGATGTTGACATCTGTATTCTTCTTCCTTTTCATGGCTAGTGTAGCTTACCTACACGTAGATTTTTCTATCAGCAAGTGA